A region from the Achromobacter seleniivolatilans genome encodes:
- the lgt gene encoding prolipoprotein diacylglyceryl transferase has product MLQYPKFDPIALQIGPLAIHWYGLMYLAGFALVYVLGRRRITSGHTTSLNVRDLEDLIFYSVLGVVLGGRLGYVLFYKPAYYLAHPLEVAYLWQGGMSFHGGLIGVILVMLLFARKKKLPFFAVSDFIAPLIPLGLGFGRLGNFINGELWGRPTDVPWAMVFPDSGDGLARHPSQLYELGLEGIVLFALLWWFSSKPRPLGQVSGLFLIGYGTFRFLVEFTREPDNFLGLLAGGLSMGQWLSLPMVALGAIMFSLTAKRSSR; this is encoded by the coding sequence ATGCTGCAATATCCGAAGTTTGACCCCATTGCCCTGCAGATCGGGCCCCTGGCCATTCATTGGTACGGACTGATGTACCTGGCGGGATTTGCCCTTGTCTATGTGCTGGGACGCCGGCGCATCACCAGCGGACACACCACGTCGTTGAATGTGCGTGATCTGGAAGACCTGATTTTCTACAGCGTGCTGGGCGTAGTGCTCGGCGGCCGTCTGGGCTACGTGCTGTTCTACAAGCCCGCCTACTACCTGGCGCATCCGCTAGAGGTGGCCTACCTGTGGCAAGGCGGCATGTCCTTTCACGGTGGCCTGATCGGCGTGATTCTGGTCATGCTGCTGTTTGCGCGAAAGAAAAAGCTGCCGTTTTTCGCGGTAAGCGATTTCATCGCGCCACTGATTCCGCTGGGCCTGGGCTTTGGCCGCCTGGGCAACTTCATCAACGGCGAACTCTGGGGCCGGCCAACCGACGTGCCGTGGGCAATGGTGTTCCCGGACAGCGGTGACGGACTGGCTCGCCACCCGTCTCAGCTGTATGAGCTGGGCCTGGAAGGCATCGTGCTGTTTGCACTGCTGTGGTGGTTTTCCAGCAAGCCGCGCCCGCTTGGGCAGGTGAGCGGGCTATTCCTGATCGGTTACGGGACCTTCCGCTTCCTGGTGGAATTCACCCGCGAGCCGGACAATTTCCTGGGTCTGCTCGCGGGCGGACTGAGCATGGGACAGTGGCTGTCCCTGCCGATGGTCGCCTTGGGCGCCATCATGTTCAGTCTTACTGCAAAACGATCGTCCCGTTAA
- a CDS encoding SIMPL domain-containing protein (The SIMPL domain is named for its presence in mouse protein SIMPL (signalling molecule that associates with mouse pelle-like kinase). Bacterial member BP26, from Brucella, was shown to assemble into a channel-like structure, while YggE from E. coli has been associated with resistance to oxidative stress.): MFKHPVLTLTKLGAACAAVAALAAVQPVYAQAQAPAATESAVNRSPEMTLQAMASSEVKQDTVRISLSAEVEAPDQPAAGKKLTAVLDDVVKRARDTKGVEVRTGGFNVWPNTNSKGKIGTWRGQGEIILESKDFEAAAALASKLSDKTAISNIGFSLSREARDVEERKLLKEAAQAFKDRALAAANAFGFSGYRLSKLELGGAGGPVPMPRMLGAAMAKDSSGGGYSPDVPLEAGEVTVSVAVNGTIVLQ; this comes from the coding sequence ATGTTCAAACACCCTGTACTTACGCTGACGAAACTCGGCGCAGCGTGCGCAGCCGTGGCCGCTTTGGCCGCTGTGCAACCGGTTTACGCACAGGCGCAAGCGCCCGCAGCAACGGAATCGGCCGTTAACCGGTCGCCCGAAATGACGTTGCAAGCGATGGCATCTTCCGAGGTCAAGCAGGACACCGTCCGCATTTCGCTCTCCGCTGAAGTCGAGGCGCCCGATCAGCCGGCCGCGGGCAAGAAGCTGACCGCCGTCCTGGATGACGTGGTCAAGCGCGCACGCGATACCAAAGGCGTGGAAGTTCGTACAGGCGGTTTTAACGTCTGGCCCAACACCAATAGCAAGGGCAAGATCGGCACCTGGCGCGGCCAGGGCGAGATCATTCTGGAATCCAAAGATTTCGAGGCCGCTGCGGCCCTGGCTTCCAAGCTGTCCGACAAGACCGCCATTTCCAATATCGGCTTCTCGCTGTCCCGCGAAGCTCGCGATGTCGAAGAGCGCAAATTGCTGAAAGAAGCCGCGCAGGCTTTCAAAGATCGTGCGCTGGCCGCCGCGAATGCCTTTGGCTTCTCAGGCTACCGTTTGTCCAAGCTTGAGTTGGGCGGCGCGGGCGGTCCGGTGCCGATGCCGCGCATGTTGGGCGCGGCAATGGCCAAGGACTCATCGGGTGGCGGCTATAGCCCGGACGTCCCGCTGGAAGCGGGAGAGGTCACGGTCAGCGTCGCGGTTAACGGGACGATCGTTTTGCAGTAA
- a CDS encoding cell division protein ZapA, whose protein sequence is MERVDVSILGREYSLACSAEEKPTLLAAVRHVDQLMLRIQGTGKVSSNERIAVMAALQVAGELLAMKAPDGPLGGLAVGDFKRRIEDMNAVLDDALSGQEKLL, encoded by the coding sequence ATGGAACGCGTTGACGTAAGCATATTGGGGCGCGAGTACTCTCTGGCGTGCTCCGCCGAAGAAAAGCCCACCTTGCTGGCCGCCGTGCGCCATGTGGATCAATTGATGCTCCGCATTCAGGGCACCGGCAAGGTTTCCAGCAACGAACGTATCGCTGTAATGGCTGCATTGCAGGTCGCGGGCGAGCTGCTTGCCATGAAAGCACCCGACGGTCCGCTGGGCGGTTTGGCAGTCGGCGACTTCAAGCGTAGAATTGAGGACATGAACGCAGTACTCGATGACGCCTTGTCGGGTCAGGAAAAACTGCTCTAA
- a CDS encoding tripartite tricarboxylate transporter TctB family protein has product MQLRNRQDFWSGVMFIALGLGFAWQASSYQMGTAARMGPGYFPFWLGIVLALLGAIVLLGSLSKKADETHIDKFDWRIVFLVVGSVVIYGLVLKLLGIYISVFLLVIISSLASHEFSLKVAVANGIFLVVFSYLAFVKGLGLIFPLWPSFLGMN; this is encoded by the coding sequence ATGCAGCTACGCAATCGACAGGACTTCTGGTCTGGGGTGATGTTCATCGCCCTTGGACTGGGATTCGCCTGGCAGGCCAGCAGCTACCAAATGGGTACTGCCGCCCGCATGGGCCCAGGGTATTTTCCTTTCTGGCTAGGCATTGTTCTGGCTTTGCTGGGCGCCATCGTGCTGCTCGGCTCGCTGTCCAAGAAAGCCGACGAAACGCACATCGACAAGTTCGACTGGCGCATCGTCTTCCTGGTGGTTGGATCCGTAGTCATCTACGGTCTGGTCCTCAAGTTGCTGGGCATCTACATCTCGGTGTTCCTCTTGGTAATCATCAGCAGCCTGGCCAGCCACGAGTTCAGCCTGAAGGTCGCCGTTGCCAACGGCATCTTCCTGGTGGTGTTCTCGTATCTGGCGTTCGTTAAGGGGCTGGGGCTGATTTTCCCGCTGTGGCCGTCGTTTCTAGGCATGAACTGA
- a CDS encoding tripartite tricarboxylate transporter permease, which translates to MELFDNLMLGFQVAFTPENLLYALLGCVLGTLIGVLPGIGPVPTIAMLLPITYVLPPVAGLIMLAGIYYGAQYGGSTTAILVALPGETSAVVTVLDGHQMARNGRAGAALAIAALGSFFAGCVATLLLAAFAPPLAEVAFKFGPAEYFSLMCLGLVGAVVLASGSLPKAIAMIILGLLLGMVGTDVNSGVARFDFGVPELQDGIDFAIVAMGVFGFAEIMTNLEQKENRVDITDKIGSLYPNKQEFKESYPAVLRGTALGSALGILPGGGAVLSSFASYTLEKKISKNPERFGKGHPAGLAGPESANNAAAQTSFIPLLTLGIPGNAVMALMVGAMTIHNIQPGPQVMTSHPELFWGLIASMWIGNLMLVVLNLPLIGLWVKLLKVPYRILFPAILVFCTIGVYSLNYNAFDIFTTAMFGIVGYVWSKLKCEGAPLLLGLVLGPMMEENFRRALLLSRGDFTTFVTRPLSASLLAVAALLVILVALPAIRKKREQTFVEEE; encoded by the coding sequence ATGGAATTGTTTGACAACCTGATGTTGGGTTTCCAGGTCGCATTTACGCCTGAAAACCTGTTGTACGCCCTGCTGGGCTGCGTCCTGGGTACGCTGATTGGCGTGCTGCCGGGCATTGGCCCCGTCCCGACCATCGCAATGCTGTTGCCGATCACGTACGTGCTGCCCCCGGTGGCCGGCCTGATCATGCTTGCAGGTATCTACTACGGCGCCCAATACGGCGGTTCCACGACAGCAATTCTTGTCGCGCTGCCAGGGGAAACATCCGCAGTGGTGACCGTGCTGGACGGCCACCAGATGGCCCGCAACGGCCGTGCTGGCGCCGCTCTGGCAATCGCCGCTCTGGGTTCGTTCTTCGCGGGTTGCGTGGCCACGTTGCTGCTGGCTGCCTTCGCTCCCCCGCTGGCTGAAGTCGCGTTCAAGTTCGGCCCCGCCGAGTACTTCTCGCTGATGTGCTTGGGCCTGGTTGGCGCTGTTGTGCTGGCCTCGGGCTCGCTGCCCAAGGCAATCGCGATGATCATCCTGGGCCTGTTGCTGGGCATGGTTGGCACCGACGTGAACTCGGGCGTTGCCCGCTTTGACTTCGGCGTGCCGGAACTGCAAGACGGTATCGACTTCGCCATCGTGGCCATGGGCGTGTTCGGCTTTGCCGAAATCATGACCAACCTCGAGCAGAAGGAAAACCGCGTCGACATCACCGACAAGATCGGCTCGCTGTACCCGAACAAGCAGGAATTCAAGGAATCGTACCCGGCAGTGCTGCGCGGTACCGCCCTGGGTTCGGCCTTGGGTATCTTGCCGGGCGGTGGCGCCGTGTTGTCGTCGTTTGCGTCCTACACGCTGGAAAAGAAGATCTCGAAGAATCCGGAACGCTTCGGCAAGGGCCACCCGGCCGGCCTGGCTGGTCCGGAATCGGCGAACAACGCCGCTGCCCAGACCTCTTTCATCCCGCTGCTGACGCTCGGCATCCCGGGTAACGCCGTGATGGCGCTGATGGTTGGCGCAATGACGATTCACAACATTCAGCCCGGCCCGCAAGTCATGACGAGCCACCCGGAGCTGTTCTGGGGCCTGATCGCCTCTATGTGGATCGGCAACCTGATGCTGGTGGTTCTGAACCTGCCGCTGATCGGTTTGTGGGTCAAGCTGCTGAAGGTGCCTTACCGCATCTTGTTCCCGGCGATTCTGGTGTTCTGCACGATCGGTGTGTACTCGCTGAACTACAACGCATTCGACATCTTCACTACCGCCATGTTCGGTATCGTCGGCTACGTGTGGTCCAAGCTCAAGTGCGAAGGCGCGCCGCTGCTGCTGGGCCTGGTTCTGGGCCCCATGATGGAAGAGAACTTCCGCCGTGCCCTGCTGCTGTCGCGTGGCGACTTCACGACCTTCGTGACGCGTCCGCTGTCCGCATCGCTGCTGGCTGTGGCCGCCCTGCTTGTGATCCTGGTGGCACTGCCCGCCATTCGCAAGAAGCGCGAACAGACCTTCGTCGAAGAAGAGTAA
- a CDS encoding NAD(P)-dependent oxidoreductase, whose amino-acid sequence MATIGTKSYDAVVAQKVAFLGLGVMGLPMAGHLARAGHDVTVYNRTPAKAQAWAAEFGGHHAATPREAVAGAQIVFACVGNDDDLRSIVLGPDGAFSGMAPGAVFVDHTTASADVARELYAQAKGLGLNFIDAPVSGGQAGAVNGALTIMCGGEEAVFDAIKPVAQCFGRAVTLVGAPGAGQLAKMVNQICIAGIVQGLSEAVAFGQAADLDMKLVLDVISKGAAQSWQMENRGGTMVDDKFEFGFAVDWMRKDLGLVLAEARANGARVPLTALVDQFYGDVQKMGGGRWDTSSLIKRLRD is encoded by the coding sequence ATGGCAACGATCGGTACCAAGAGCTACGACGCGGTCGTAGCCCAGAAAGTCGCTTTCCTCGGTTTGGGCGTGATGGGTCTGCCCATGGCCGGCCATTTGGCTCGCGCCGGACATGATGTGACTGTCTACAACCGCACCCCCGCCAAGGCACAAGCCTGGGCTGCCGAGTTCGGCGGCCATCATGCCGCTACGCCGCGTGAGGCCGTTGCAGGCGCACAGATCGTATTCGCCTGCGTGGGCAATGACGACGACCTGCGCAGTATTGTGCTGGGGCCCGACGGCGCGTTCTCAGGCATGGCGCCGGGCGCCGTGTTCGTGGACCACACAACGGCATCCGCTGACGTCGCACGCGAACTCTATGCGCAGGCCAAAGGCCTGGGCTTGAATTTCATTGACGCCCCCGTCTCGGGCGGACAGGCGGGCGCTGTCAACGGCGCTCTTACCATCATGTGCGGTGGTGAAGAAGCGGTGTTCGACGCCATCAAGCCGGTGGCCCAGTGCTTTGGCCGCGCAGTGACCCTGGTGGGCGCCCCCGGCGCCGGACAATTGGCCAAAATGGTGAACCAGATCTGCATCGCCGGCATCGTGCAAGGCTTGTCCGAAGCAGTAGCCTTTGGTCAGGCGGCTGACTTGGACATGAAGCTGGTGCTGGACGTGATCAGCAAGGGCGCGGCCCAAAGCTGGCAGATGGAAAATCGCGGCGGCACCATGGTCGACGACAAGTTCGAGTTCGGCTTTGCCGTGGATTGGATGCGCAAGGACTTGGGACTGGTGCTGGCTGAAGCCCGCGCGAACGGCGCCCGTGTCCCGCTGACCGCCCTGGTGGACCAGTTCTACGGCGATGTCCAGAAGATGGGCGGCGGCCGTTGGGATACATCCAGCTTGATCAAGCGTTTGCGCGACTAG
- a CDS encoding FMN-dependent NADH-azoreductase — protein sequence MKTLVILSSILGDRSNSKQLADHLIARVKKANPAAAVKVRDIGAQPIPYFDGNTAGALFTPADARSVEQQRIVELSDTLVAELMEADRIVFAVPVYNFNLPAQFKSYLDHLARAGVTFRYTPEGVAEGLVKGKQVVVLTARGGKAEGTPSDTMTPYLRQMLGFLGMSDVTFIAAEGMAMGEVAALEGVALAKQRIDALVPHSLQTGLAA from the coding sequence ATGAAGACCCTGGTTATCCTTTCCTCTATTCTCGGCGACCGTTCCAATAGCAAGCAATTGGCCGATCACCTGATTGCGCGTGTGAAAAAAGCGAATCCCGCTGCGGCCGTGAAGGTCCGCGACATCGGCGCACAGCCCATTCCTTACTTCGACGGCAATACCGCCGGCGCCTTGTTTACCCCGGCGGACGCCCGCAGCGTCGAACAGCAACGCATCGTTGAACTTAGCGACACGCTGGTCGCCGAACTGATGGAAGCCGATCGCATTGTGTTCGCAGTCCCGGTCTACAACTTCAACCTGCCGGCGCAGTTCAAGAGCTATCTGGACCATCTGGCCCGCGCTGGCGTCACGTTCCGTTATACGCCCGAAGGTGTGGCCGAGGGGCTCGTTAAGGGTAAGCAGGTGGTGGTGCTCACGGCGCGTGGCGGCAAGGCCGAAGGTACGCCTTCAGACACGATGACGCCGTACCTGCGCCAAATGCTCGGCTTCCTGGGTATGTCGGACGTTACCTTCATCGCGGCCGAAGGCATGGCGATGGGGGAGGTGGCTGCGCTGGAAGGCGTGGCGCTGGCCAAGCAACGTATCGACGCGCTGGTGCCGCACTCGTTGCAAACCGGTTTGGCAGCGTAA
- a CDS encoding LysR family transcriptional regulator: MQDLNDLYYFSQVVEQGGFSAAARALDIPKSRLSRRISHLEESLGVRLLQRTTRRLRLTTAGERYLHYCREMAASARAADDAMRQLQSEPSGPVIVSCPVSIAQDVLAPLLPEFLDAWPAISVQLLVTNRRVDLIREGVDLALRVRTKLDTDAELVVRHLGTARGTLVASPGYLQRHGTPDTPQDLASHTTLSFSDPQNEVRWPLRNDKGEEVQIDLKPQLSCNDFIVLTEAAVRGRGIALLPSIATQDELRRGQLVPVLPQWQSPEGIVHCIYPSRRGMMPAVRTLLDFLSQRLPAMYQRLEKSAVPAAQ; this comes from the coding sequence ATGCAAGATCTCAATGACCTCTACTATTTCTCTCAGGTGGTCGAGCAAGGCGGCTTCAGTGCTGCGGCAAGGGCGCTGGACATACCGAAATCGCGTCTGTCGCGACGGATCTCACACCTGGAAGAGAGCCTAGGCGTCAGGCTGCTGCAACGCACGACACGACGGTTGCGGCTCACCACGGCGGGCGAACGCTACCTGCACTACTGCCGGGAAATGGCCGCCTCGGCCCGTGCCGCAGATGACGCCATGCGGCAATTGCAGTCCGAACCCTCCGGCCCAGTGATTGTGAGTTGCCCGGTCTCCATCGCGCAGGATGTGCTGGCGCCGCTGCTGCCTGAATTTCTGGATGCGTGGCCAGCCATATCCGTGCAGTTGCTGGTGACCAATCGCCGGGTGGACTTGATACGCGAAGGCGTGGATCTGGCATTGCGCGTACGCACCAAGCTGGACACGGATGCCGAACTGGTGGTGCGCCATTTGGGCACGGCGCGCGGCACGCTGGTAGCCAGCCCCGGTTATCTGCAACGGCACGGCACGCCCGACACACCGCAGGATCTGGCGTCTCATACGACGTTGAGCTTTAGCGATCCGCAGAACGAAGTGCGTTGGCCCTTGCGTAATGACAAGGGCGAAGAGGTACAGATCGACCTGAAACCACAACTGTCCTGCAATGACTTCATCGTGCTGACCGAAGCCGCCGTGCGCGGGCGCGGCATTGCCCTGCTGCCCTCTATTGCCACGCAGGATGAACTGCGGCGAGGCCAACTGGTGCCGGTGCTGCCGCAATGGCAATCGCCGGAAGGCATTGTCCACTGCATCTATCCGTCGCGGCGGGGCATGATGCCCGCCGTTCGAACATTGCTGGATTTCCTGTCGCAGCGATTGCCGGCCATGTATCAGCGGCTAGAAAAATCCGCTGTGCCAGCGGCTCAATAG